A genomic window from Brevibacillus agri includes:
- a CDS encoding MraY family glycosyltransferase: protein MVMITYAISFLLSFAIVMVLIPPLAKLAFRLDFVDKPRKDVERKIHREPIPLTASYAIFVGFATSFLLFSKESPEQTIAVLIGSLLLLTIGTIDDWYKTQGKDFSALPKMIVQLSAAVIVYLSGINFSGFYNPLSGEYILLPEWLQFILTILWIFGVTTVINFSDGMDGLAGGLTAISAGTLFVVALVKGQTTSAIMAISLIGVALAYLRYNKPPAKIFMGDAGATFLGFILAVIALDGAFKQATVLSLFIPILALGVPIFDNLFVVAKRFMQGKPIYQADASQVHYRLLRTGLNPKQVVAFLCLISMCFSLTSIILLLLGV from the coding sequence ATGGTCATGATTACATACGCGATTTCGTTTTTGCTGTCGTTTGCTATCGTCATGGTGCTGATTCCACCGCTGGCCAAATTGGCGTTTCGCCTTGATTTTGTGGACAAGCCCCGGAAAGACGTCGAGCGCAAGATTCATCGGGAGCCGATCCCGCTAACCGCCAGCTATGCGATCTTCGTCGGCTTCGCTACATCGTTTCTGCTGTTTTCCAAAGAATCGCCGGAACAGACGATTGCCGTTTTGATCGGCTCGCTGCTCCTTCTTACCATCGGCACGATTGACGACTGGTACAAGACGCAGGGCAAAGACTTCTCCGCTCTGCCAAAAATGATTGTCCAGCTTTCCGCCGCCGTGATCGTGTACTTGTCCGGAATCAACTTCTCCGGCTTTTACAATCCGCTGAGCGGGGAGTACATCCTGCTGCCGGAATGGCTGCAGTTCATCCTCACGATCTTGTGGATTTTCGGTGTGACGACGGTCATCAACTTTTCGGACGGCATGGACGGCCTCGCCGGAGGGCTGACCGCCATTTCTGCCGGTACGCTGTTCGTCGTCGCCCTTGTCAAAGGACAGACGACCTCCGCCATCATGGCGATCAGCCTGATCGGGGTCGCTCTCGCTTACTTGCGCTACAACAAGCCGCCCGCGAAAATTTTCATGGGAGACGCAGGGGCGACTTTTCTCGGCTTTATCCTCGCCGTGATCGCGCTGGACGGAGCCTTCAAACAGGCAACGGTCCTGTCGCTGTTCATCCCGATTTTGGCGCTGGGTGTGCCGATCTTCGACAACCTGTTCGTCGTAGCAAAACGGTTCATGCAAGGCAAGCCGATCTACCAGGCAGACGCCAGCCAGGTGCATTACCGCTTGCTGCGCACGGGGCTTAATCCCAAGCAGGTCGTGGCGTTTCTATGCTTAATCAGCATGTGCTTCTCGCTGACCTCGATTATCCTGCTTTTGCTGGGTGTATAG
- a CDS encoding GNAT family N-acetyltransferase codes for MTPGLSYREVIQPTEQELRELAGLLVDVVADGASVGFLPPLAWEEAYAYWASVTGEQVVVWVAANENGIVGTVQLHLAERPNGRHRAEIAKLMVHPSAQRQGIGRTLMLLAQARALAENRSLLVLDTRAEDPSNRLYQAMGYQEGGRIPHYAMSADGSLHDTVIYYKLIGSQ; via the coding sequence ATGACGCCAGGTTTATCGTATCGAGAAGTGATCCAGCCAACGGAGCAGGAGCTTCGCGAGCTGGCCGGGCTGCTGGTGGATGTCGTAGCGGATGGGGCTTCCGTCGGGTTTTTGCCGCCACTGGCCTGGGAAGAAGCATACGCCTACTGGGCCTCGGTAACGGGCGAGCAGGTGGTAGTCTGGGTGGCAGCCAATGAAAACGGCATCGTCGGGACAGTCCAGCTCCACCTGGCTGAGCGGCCAAACGGACGGCATCGGGCGGAAATCGCCAAGCTGATGGTGCATCCTTCCGCGCAGCGGCAAGGCATTGGCCGCACGCTGATGCTGCTTGCACAGGCGCGGGCGCTGGCCGAGAACCGCAGCCTGCTCGTTTTGGATACGCGCGCCGAAGATCCGTCCAATCGGCTGTATCAGGCGATGGGGTACCAAGAGGGCGGGAGAATCCCGCACTACGCCATGTCTGCTGACGGCAGCCTGCACGACACGGTGATCTACTACAAACTCATCGGCTCGCAGTAA
- a CDS encoding TetR/AcrR family transcriptional regulator — protein sequence MSSIHQNPSFQLLLTATEELILEKGCQQTTLQDIMKRSGLSKGAIYHYVKSKDELLGLLLQRRFAAISQRFYQTVKEGGSELTGALGSISQGLRHIHNPRDVTNLILIYLLSKREDPVIGEMLAKLHEESIQTSKEWIEVGQRAGVIPATLDAEKVAIFFTMITYGIRMKTQIAPNASGLTVDEVHQIMYQTLTNG from the coding sequence ATGTCATCGATTCATCAAAACCCCAGCTTCCAATTGCTGCTGACGGCGACAGAGGAATTGATTTTGGAAAAAGGATGCCAGCAGACGACGTTGCAGGACATCATGAAGCGTTCAGGCTTGTCCAAGGGAGCGATCTACCATTACGTAAAAAGCAAGGATGAACTGCTCGGCTTGCTGTTGCAAAGACGTTTTGCCGCCATCAGCCAGCGGTTTTACCAAACCGTAAAAGAAGGGGGAAGCGAATTGACGGGGGCACTCGGGAGTATCTCGCAGGGCTTGCGCCACATTCACAACCCGCGCGATGTGACGAATCTGATCCTGATTTACTTGCTGAGCAAAAGAGAAGACCCGGTGATTGGCGAGATGCTTGCCAAGCTGCACGAGGAGAGCATCCAGACGTCGAAGGAATGGATCGAGGTTGGGCAGCGGGCTGGAGTGATCCCGGCCACGCTCGATGCGGAGAAGGTCGCGATTTTTTTCACGATGATTACGTACGGCATCCGGATGAAGACGCAAATCGCGCCGAATGCGAGCGGACTGACTGTCGATGAAGTGCATCAGATCATGTATCAGACGCTGACCAATGGTTAG
- a CDS encoding membrane protein, giving the protein MLLFSIFKVIHIIAGFTALLVFWLPIVTKKGGKAHVRSGWVYVIAMGTVAISALVMGIWRIGFDPDKTVESVAFAWFLIFISILSSATAWYGIRVLRYKNRKAAHRQPVDLLFPALLVASGAAMSLYGATIDFTLLTWFPFIGIFLGTTQLVYWLRPPGRKLHWWFEHLGGMLGCCIATITAFTVFGAPRLLGLSSVHPLVWFMPTIVLVPCIIGFSRYYHKKFNSSKSA; this is encoded by the coding sequence ATGCTTCTTTTCTCGATTTTCAAAGTGATTCACATCATCGCCGGATTTACCGCCTTGCTCGTATTCTGGCTGCCAATCGTCACCAAAAAGGGCGGAAAGGCGCACGTGCGCTCAGGCTGGGTCTACGTGATCGCGATGGGAACAGTCGCGATCTCGGCCCTCGTCATGGGCATCTGGCGGATCGGATTCGATCCGGACAAAACGGTCGAGTCCGTCGCCTTCGCCTGGTTCCTCATTTTCATCTCGATTTTGAGCTCGGCGACAGCCTGGTACGGGATTCGCGTGCTGCGGTACAAAAACCGCAAAGCGGCGCATCGCCAACCGGTCGACCTGCTATTTCCCGCTTTGCTGGTCGCCTCGGGCGCAGCCATGAGCCTGTACGGGGCGACGATCGACTTTACCCTGCTGACCTGGTTTCCGTTCATCGGGATTTTCCTCGGCACGACGCAGCTTGTGTACTGGCTGCGGCCGCCGGGGCGAAAGCTCCACTGGTGGTTTGAGCATCTGGGAGGAATGCTCGGCTGCTGTATCGCGACGATTACGGCCTTTACCGTATTCGGTGCGCCGCGCCTGCTCGGCCTAAGCTCTGTTCACCCGCTCGTCTGGTTTATGCCGACGATCGTCCTCGTCCCCTGTATCATCGGATTTTCCCGCTATTACCACAAAAAATTCAACTCATCCAAAAGCGCATGA
- a CDS encoding VOC family protein — MKLQKVTLTTSKPEELLAFYTQVLHMPLIESTPRSFAVSVGEATLAFQRAEQKPFYHFACGIAERAFDSYAEAIRQRGIVLRSKDGQEVMQSYTWKGKQLYFADPEGNILELLAFPTEAKTDWLSIQEVGMPVPDVAAFAASLAPIPSEFEAESEVFRFYGDQDGVLVLVKANRPWYPTDRGATIHPIAIELAPEPERGQQGLVHTSPPLPYRIVC, encoded by the coding sequence ATGAAGCTGCAAAAGGTGACGTTGACGACGAGCAAGCCGGAAGAACTGCTGGCTTTTTACACGCAAGTTTTGCACATGCCGCTGATCGAAAGCACGCCCCGCTCGTTTGCCGTATCGGTAGGGGAAGCCACACTGGCTTTTCAGCGGGCGGAGCAAAAGCCGTTTTACCATTTTGCCTGCGGCATCGCGGAGCGGGCGTTCGATTCGTATGCGGAAGCGATCAGACAGCGCGGCATCGTTTTACGCAGCAAAGACGGGCAGGAGGTCATGCAGTCGTACACGTGGAAAGGAAAGCAGCTCTACTTCGCAGACCCGGAAGGAAACATTTTGGAGCTGCTGGCTTTTCCGACAGAGGCGAAGACGGATTGGCTCTCGATTCAGGAAGTCGGCATGCCCGTTCCCGATGTCGCCGCATTCGCGGCTTCGCTCGCCCCGATCCCGAGCGAATTTGAGGCTGAATCGGAAGTCTTTCGCTTTTACGGCGATCAGGACGGCGTGCTCGTGCTGGTAAAAGCAAACCGCCCGTGGTATCCGACCGACAGAGGGGCCACCATCCATCCTATCGCGATCGAGCTTGCGCCTGAGCCTGAGCGGGGACAGCAGGGGCTTGTGCATACGAGTCCGCCGTTGCCGTACCGGATCGTCTGCTGA
- a CDS encoding DJ-1/PfpI family protein — protein sequence MKKVLLRLAVYLLSLVVFVGGLGFLGYSHTQKEFYNALREEAVPSLEGVTIPPHDPAKPTVAVVLGDSSITTEDFDFLIPYTLLSMTEAYNVYAVAPDKDLKALSGGLDVVPHYTYAELDALLGKDPDVIVVPFMPIIAEATYAPTREWIQKHANSDTTFLSICGGSGNLADAGLLKGKSAASHWQAIPSLRVFYPDTTWVEDVRYVHEGNTLTSSGQTAGIDAVLHLISQQVGEPTAASIAKQISYPNYEFVANPKVEPFVLDYKFSTYILNSTFRWQKKQMGVLLYDGMEELALSSIFDSYADTGTTRVRTISRTMTPLTTKHHLNIVARHTIENAPQLDKMIIPGGDAPSLAHDDIKFWNEKGKADVTLLIHADSPNRYVFEAPLEDLAKQEDLLTARHGVKRLEYRFDNIKLEGSALPLMTYAHLLLTLALAFFTAFFIDRKFIAKKSICCLHKRTL from the coding sequence GTGAAAAAAGTTTTGTTGCGTTTGGCGGTGTATCTGCTTAGTCTGGTTGTATTTGTAGGCGGTCTTGGCTTTCTTGGATATTCCCATACGCAGAAGGAATTTTACAACGCGCTCCGCGAAGAGGCCGTCCCTTCCCTGGAGGGAGTCACCATTCCCCCTCATGATCCGGCGAAACCTACCGTTGCAGTCGTCTTGGGAGATTCTTCGATTACAACAGAGGATTTCGATTTTCTCATTCCGTACACGCTGCTCTCGATGACAGAAGCGTATAATGTCTATGCTGTCGCACCCGACAAAGACCTCAAAGCTCTGTCAGGCGGACTCGATGTCGTCCCGCACTACACGTATGCAGAGTTGGATGCTCTGTTGGGGAAAGACCCTGACGTAATCGTAGTCCCGTTTATGCCCATTATCGCTGAAGCGACATATGCCCCTACCCGCGAGTGGATTCAGAAACACGCTAACAGCGATACCACTTTCCTGAGCATTTGCGGGGGGTCAGGCAACCTGGCTGATGCCGGTCTGCTGAAAGGAAAATCGGCTGCGTCTCACTGGCAAGCGATTCCGTCATTGCGAGTATTCTACCCGGATACGACTTGGGTAGAGGATGTGAGATATGTCCACGAAGGAAATACGCTGACTTCATCCGGTCAAACGGCTGGTATCGATGCGGTGCTTCACCTCATCTCGCAGCAAGTGGGCGAGCCGACAGCAGCAAGCATTGCCAAACAAATCAGCTATCCGAATTACGAATTTGTCGCGAATCCAAAAGTGGAACCGTTTGTTCTCGACTACAAATTTTCCACCTACATTCTGAATAGCACATTCCGCTGGCAGAAAAAGCAAATGGGCGTGCTGCTCTATGACGGCATGGAAGAACTGGCCCTGTCTTCGATCTTTGACTCGTACGCGGACACAGGAACGACACGCGTTCGGACCATTTCGAGGACGATGACACCGCTTACGACCAAGCATCACCTCAACATCGTGGCACGACACACCATCGAGAATGCGCCACAATTGGATAAAATGATTATCCCTGGCGGCGACGCGCCTTCGCTGGCTCACGATGACATCAAGTTTTGGAATGAAAAAGGCAAGGCCGATGTGACTCTGCTCATTCACGCCGATTCTCCCAACCGTTATGTGTTTGAAGCTCCATTGGAAGACCTGGCCAAGCAGGAAGACCTGCTGACAGCCCGGCATGGCGTAAAGCGTTTGGAATACCGCTTCGACAATATCAAGCTGGAAGGCAGTGCGCTTCCTCTCATGACCTATGCGCACCTGCTGCTTACTCTCGCTCTTGCTTTCTTTACGGCATTTTTCATTGATCGCAAGTTCATTGCCAAGAAATCGATTTGCTGTTTGCACAAGCGCACGCTGTAA
- a CDS encoding sensor histidine kinase, translating to MKSLYTRVVLVFVGIVMLSLVTAFFITTWLYEERAKGIVRDMLIENGSQMIATYQSTPTAELVPLMQHLSGLSLTHTQLYNAEGVPLLAEKGTSLQVEPRDVARVLAGEKLTDLLRIDTSASHEAALPVIGLPFQVDGQPYALFVTLTRNSADEELMNSIHLLYGLILFIGSFLILIAARYLVKPIVQLTEATRRMAEGEFAVEVPIKRKDEIGILSASFNQMAKKLGMLDQMRRDFVSNVSHEIGSPLTSISGFTKALKHKEVSEENRLRYLTIIEEESERLSRLSQNLLQLSQLQQENMPLRTKTYRLDEQIRKVVIALAPHWETKQIDFDLHLEPLMIEADEDQFSQVWINLLSNSIKFTPINGTIQITAVKKGNQCIVSISDNGIGIPEEERAHIFKPFYKVDKARNSAVKGNGLGLSIVKQIIDGHRGNIRVLGEAGKGATFEVTLPQ from the coding sequence ATGAAATCGCTCTATACACGGGTCGTGCTCGTATTCGTCGGAATCGTCATGCTCAGCCTGGTGACGGCTTTTTTCATTACGACCTGGCTGTATGAAGAACGCGCCAAAGGCATCGTCCGAGACATGCTCATCGAAAACGGAAGCCAAATGATCGCCACCTACCAATCCACTCCCACCGCAGAGCTGGTTCCGCTCATGCAGCACTTGTCGGGCCTTTCCCTAACCCATACGCAGCTTTACAATGCAGAGGGCGTTCCGCTCCTCGCCGAGAAAGGAACCTCGTTGCAGGTGGAGCCTCGTGATGTCGCGCGTGTCCTCGCTGGTGAAAAGCTAACTGATCTGCTGCGAATCGACACTTCTGCTTCCCATGAAGCTGCACTGCCTGTAATTGGCCTGCCTTTTCAGGTGGACGGACAGCCTTATGCCTTGTTCGTGACGCTGACACGAAACAGCGCTGACGAAGAATTGATGAATTCGATTCATTTGCTGTACGGTTTAATCCTGTTCATCGGAAGCTTTTTGATTCTCATCGCCGCCCGTTACCTGGTCAAGCCGATTGTTCAATTGACCGAAGCCACCCGGCGAATGGCGGAAGGAGAGTTCGCAGTAGAAGTACCTATCAAGCGCAAAGACGAGATCGGAATCTTGAGCGCCAGCTTCAACCAGATGGCCAAAAAGCTCGGAATGCTGGATCAAATGCGGCGGGATTTCGTCTCCAACGTCTCGCATGAGATCGGTTCCCCTTTAACTTCGATTTCCGGTTTCACAAAGGCGTTGAAGCACAAGGAAGTAAGCGAGGAAAACCGCCTTCGCTATTTGACCATTATCGAGGAAGAGAGCGAGAGACTGTCTCGGTTGAGCCAAAATTTGCTGCAATTATCCCAACTGCAGCAAGAGAACATGCCGCTGCGCACCAAGACGTATCGTCTCGACGAGCAGATTCGCAAGGTCGTGATTGCGCTTGCTCCACACTGGGAAACCAAACAGATCGACTTCGACCTTCATCTGGAGCCGCTCATGATAGAAGCAGACGAGGACCAGTTCAGCCAGGTGTGGATCAATCTGCTGAGCAATAGCATCAAATTCACACCTATAAACGGCACGATTCAAATCACGGCTGTCAAGAAAGGCAATCAGTGCATCGTTTCCATTTCCGATAACGGAATCGGGATTCCTGAAGAAGAAAGGGCTCACATTTTCAAGCCTTTTTACAAAGTAGACAAAGCTCGCAATTCTGCCGTAAAAGGAAACGGCCTTGGGTTGTCCATCGTGAAGCAAATCATTGACGGGCATCGGGGAAACATTCGGGTTTTAGGTGAAGCAGGAAAAGGAGCGACGTTTGAAGTTACCTTGCCGCAGTGA
- a CDS encoding aminopeptidase, with amino-acid sequence MYAKGAYPHLRFIRPRVEREWMLGLTAAQLAQVAEWEKDMWNGIHGYIGIHGETNDSEYKDVPEEKQRLLAEAFQPMAHRVDNEIKGIRIHYPTAATAQKANMSTDAFEDFFFDVCSFDYRKMAKASTPLLELMDKTDQVRIVGPGTDLAFSIKGIGKQVAVGKRNMPDGEVYTAPVRGSLHGTIQYNAPSRYRGTAFDNVRFTFREGKIVEATANHTEKLNEILDTDEGARYIGEFAIAFHPHILHPIGDILFDEKIAGSFHLTPGQAYDSADNGNRSTIHWDLIAIQRPEYGGGEIWFDDVLIRKDGRFVHEALLGLNPEQLIL; translated from the coding sequence TTGTATGCAAAAGGAGCTTACCCGCACCTGCGTTTTATCAGGCCACGCGTCGAGCGGGAGTGGATGCTCGGGCTGACAGCGGCACAGCTTGCGCAAGTCGCCGAATGGGAAAAAGACATGTGGAACGGCATCCACGGCTACATCGGCATTCACGGTGAGACGAATGACAGCGAGTATAAAGACGTGCCAGAGGAAAAGCAGCGGCTGCTTGCCGAAGCTTTTCAACCCATGGCGCACCGCGTCGACAATGAAATCAAAGGAATCCGTATTCATTACCCGACGGCGGCAACCGCGCAAAAGGCAAACATGAGCACAGACGCTTTCGAGGACTTTTTCTTCGACGTCTGCTCGTTTGACTACCGGAAAATGGCCAAGGCAAGCACGCCGCTGCTTGAGCTGATGGACAAAACGGATCAGGTGCGGATAGTGGGGCCGGGAACCGACCTGGCTTTTTCCATCAAAGGAATCGGCAAACAGGTGGCGGTCGGCAAGCGGAATATGCCGGACGGGGAAGTGTACACAGCGCCCGTGCGCGGCTCGCTCCACGGAACGATCCAGTACAACGCGCCAAGCCGCTACAGAGGGACGGCTTTTGACAACGTGCGCTTCACGTTTCGCGAGGGCAAGATCGTCGAGGCGACGGCGAATCATACCGAGAAGCTGAACGAAATACTGGATACGGATGAGGGAGCGCGCTACATCGGAGAGTTTGCGATTGCGTTTCATCCGCACATTTTGCACCCGATCGGCGACATTTTGTTCGATGAAAAAATCGCCGGGAGCTTCCACCTGACGCCGGGACAGGCGTACGATTCGGCGGACAACGGCAATCGCAGCACGATTCACTGGGATTTGATCGCGATTCAAAGGCCGGAGTACGGCGGCGGGGAAATCTGGTTTGACGACGTGTTGATCCGCAAAGACGGAAGGTTCGTGCACGAGGCTTTACTGGGGCTGAATCCGGAGCAGTTGATTTTGTAG
- a CDS encoding DMT family transporter, giving the protein MQGILFSLLAGVFICLQSVFNAQASDKLGLWQTNAIVHGLGFLVSLAVFAIVRDGDWQKIEEVNKLYLLGGVFGALIVFSVMKGITLIGPAYSVSILLISQLLVALLIDSLGLFGVEKVPLGANKLLGIGIMIAGVLVFKLK; this is encoded by the coding sequence ATGCAAGGCATTCTGTTTTCGCTGCTCGCAGGCGTGTTCATCTGCTTGCAGAGCGTCTTCAATGCCCAGGCGAGCGACAAGCTGGGCCTGTGGCAAACGAACGCCATCGTCCACGGGCTGGGCTTCCTCGTCTCGCTCGCCGTCTTCGCCATCGTCCGCGACGGGGACTGGCAAAAAATCGAGGAAGTGAACAAGCTGTACTTGCTCGGAGGCGTATTCGGGGCGCTGATCGTTTTCAGCGTCATGAAAGGCATCACCTTGATCGGCCCGGCCTACTCCGTCTCCATCCTGCTCATCTCCCAGTTGCTCGTCGCCCTGCTCATCGACTCTCTCGGCTTGTTCGGCGTGGAAAAAGTCCCGCTTGGCGCAAACAAACTGCTGGGAATCGGCATCATGATCGCAGGCGTGCTCGTCTTTAAGCTGAAATAA